The Bombus pascuorum chromosome 9, iyBomPasc1.1, whole genome shotgun sequence genome has a window encoding:
- the LOC132910816 gene encoding RNA exonuclease 4 isoform X3, with amino-acid sequence MNTKDKKADQRMIPHTERNASGRNWEMFKNLVVQPSPSGSDSTDKENVNKKKSTHQKSRKKHYPSVLNVDHILHYEGEIVYDENKKKLTKQIAIDCEMVGIGDGSESMLARVSIVNRHGFCVYDKYVKPREPVQDYRTRVSGIRPHNLQNGEEFQIVQNEVAEILRGRTLVGHALKHDLDVLYLSHPRKYLRDTSRFKTFRQLSGGYTPSLKKLAYELLGKVIQTGEHNSVEDARVAMQLYVLYKNMWESEFYSKR; translated from the coding sequence ATGAATACAAAGGATAAAAAAGCCGATCAGCGTATGATCCCACACACAGAGCGTAATGCGTCTGGTCGAAATTgggaaatgtttaaaaatttagtagTTCAACCATCACCATCAGGTTCAGATTCTACtgataaagaaaatgttaataagAAGAAATCTACACATCAAAAGTCAAGAAAAAAGCATTATCCATCTGTATTGAATGTAGatcatatattacattatgaagGAGAAATAGTTtatgatgaaaataaaaagaagctaACAAAACAGATAGCAATAGATTGTGAAATGGTTGGCATAGGAGATGGCAGTGAAAGTATGTTAGCTAGAGTATCCATCGTGAACCGTCATGGTTTTTGTGTTTATGACAAATATGTAAAACCAAGAGAACCTGTTCAAGATTATAGAACTAGAGTTAGTGGTATTAGGCCTCATAATCTTCAAAATGGAGAAGAATTTCAGATTGTTCAAAATGAAGTAGCAGAAATTTTAAGAGGTCGCACTTTAGTTGGCCATGCATTAAAACATGATCTTGATGTACTATATCTTTCTCATCCAAGGAAATATTTACGGGATACTTCCAGATTTAAAACCTTCAGACAGTTATCTGGAGGGTATACCCCTAGTTTGAAGAAACTTGCATATGAATTATTGGGCAAAGTAATACAAACAGGGGAACATAACTCTGTCGAAGATGCAAGAGTTGCAATGCAGTTGTACGTGCTGTACAAAAATATGTGGGAAtctgaattttattctaaacGATAA
- the LOC132910810 gene encoding senecionine N-oxygenase-like — MKIAVIGAGSAGLAALRQCTSGTYDTEVICYEKTDQVGGTWVYREETGLDRYGLPIHTSMYKNLRTNLPKETMGYPDYPVPDTPDSYLTRTQILEFLNSYCNHFNLRRYIRFLHNVELVEPSTGNRKWTIKVKNLEKDTVLTESFDAVMVCNGHYFEPSTPNLKGQKTFQGQQLHSHDYRIPDIFTDKTVLVLGAGPSGMDLALEISRKAKRVILSHHLKDPIGTVFPENVVQKPDVKEVTEHDVLFKDDSKETVDVLFYCTGYKYSFPFLSEKCGVRVDSNMVTPLWKHLISIENPTLALVGLPFYVCAFNMFDLQVRFILQYWFGKKDFPSKANMLQEEAEEFENRRKEGLEKRHFHMMGFKQGHYYDDLANTAGITPLPPVLTKLHNESSTRFLDDLVHYRESRYRIIDDYNFIQL; from the exons ATGAAGATCGCCGTGATCGGTGCTGGATCAGCTGGTCTTGCTGCTTTACGGCAATGCACTTCCGGTACATACGACACTGAGGTAATATGCTACGAAAAAACTGATCAAGTAGGCGGTACATGGGTTTACAGGGAAGAAACTGGTTTAGATCGATACGGTTTACCAATACACACTAGcatgtacaaaaatttaag AACGAATCTTCCGAAGGAAACTATGGGGTATCCTGATTATCCTGTTCCCGATACTCCCGACAGTTATTTGACTCGCACGCAAAtacttgaatttttaaattcttactGCAATCATTTTAATCTTCGTCGGTATATCCgg TTTTTGCATAACGTGGAATTAGTGGAGCCATCGACAGGGAACCGGAAGTGGAcgattaaagtaaaaaatctagaaaaagATACTGTTTTAACAGAGTCATTTGATGCAGTTATGGTGTGTAATGGTCATTACTTCGAGCCTAGTACGCCAAATTTAAAAGGTCAGAAGACTTTCCAAGGGCAGCAATTGCATAGTCATGATTATAGGATACCGGATATTTTTACCGATAAGACTGTACTTGTACTTGGCGCCGGGCCTTCcg GAATGGATTTGGCTTTGGAAATATCAAGGAAAGCAAAGCGTGTAATTTTAAGTCACCACCTGAAGGATCCTATAGGCACTGTATTTCCTGAAAATGTTGTTCAG AAACCAGATGTAAAAGAAGTGACTGAACACGATGTTCTTTTCAAAGATGATAGTAAAGAAACCGTGGATGTGCTTTTTTATTGTACAG GGTATAAATATAGCTTCCCCTTTTTGAGCGAAAAATGTGGAGTACGGGTAGATTCCAATATGGTGACACCATTATGGAAACATTTAATATCGATCGAAAATCCCACCCTGGCCTTGGTTGGTCTTCCCTTCTATGTTTGCGCTTTCAATATGTTCGATCTGCAG GTCcgttttattttgcaatattgGTTTGGCAAGAAAGACTTTCCTTCTAAAGCAAATATGTTACAAGAAGAAGCGGAAGAATTTGAAAACCGCAGAAAAGAAGGCTTGGAAAAAAGACACTTCCACATGATGGGATTTAAGCAGGGCCATTACTATGACGATCTAGCAAATACTGCGGGAATAACACCATTGCCACCGGTTCTTACAAAATTGCACAACGAAAGCAGTACGCGCTTCTTAGATGACCTGGTACATTATCGAGAAAGTAGATACAGGATCATCGATGACTATAATTTCATTCAGCTttga
- the LOC132910816 gene encoding RNA exonuclease 4 isoform X1, whose amino-acid sequence MDTFTFILCIIFILFLIWKNITIERQCERRFKKSINTQTMNTKDKKADQRMIPHTERNASGRNWEMFKNLVVQPSPSGSDSTDKENVNKKKSTHQKSRKKHYPSVLNVDHILHYEGEIVYDENKKKLTKQIAIDCEMVGIGDGSESMLARVSIVNRHGFCVYDKYVKPREPVQDYRTRVSGIRPHNLQNGEEFQIVQNEVAEILRGRTLVGHALKHDLDVLYLSHPRKYLRDTSRFKTFRQLSGGYTPSLKKLAYELLGKVIQTGEHNSVEDARVAMQLYVLYKNMWESEFYSKR is encoded by the exons atgGATACTTTCACtttcatattatgtattatctttatattatttcttatatg gaAAAACATTACCATAGAACGGCAATGCGAACGCCGTTTTAAGAAATCTATTAATACACAAACTATGAATACAAAGGATAAAAAAGCCGATCAGCGTATGATCCCACACACAGAGCGTAATGCGTCTGGTCGAAATTgggaaatgtttaaaaatttagtagTTCAACCATCACCATCAGGTTCAGATTCTACtgataaagaaaatgttaataagAAGAAATCTACACATCAAAAGTCAAGAAAAAAGCATTATCCATCTGTATTGAATGTAGatcatatattacattatgaagGAGAAATAGTTtatgatgaaaataaaaagaagctaACAAAACAGATAGCAATAGATTGTGAAATGGTTGGCATAGGAGATGGCAGTGAAAGTATGTTAGCTAGAGTATCCATCGTGAACCGTCATGGTTTTTGTGTTTATGACAAATATGTAAAACCAAGAGAACCTGTTCAAGATTATAGAACTAGAGTTAGTGGTATTAGGCCTCATAATCTTCAAAATGGAGAAGAATTTCAGATTGTTCAAAATGAAGTAGCAGAAATTTTAAGAGGTCGCACTTTAGTTGGCCATGCATTAAAACATGATCTTGATGTACTATATCTTTCTCATCCAAGGAAATATTTACGGGATACTTCCAGATTTAAAACCTTCAGACAGTTATCTGGAGGGTATACCCCTAGTTTGAAGAAACTTGCATATGAATTATTGGGCAAAGTAATACAAACAGGGGAACATAACTCTGTCGAAGATGCAAGAGTTGCAATGCAGTTGTACGTGCTGTACAAAAATATGTGGGAAtctgaattttattctaaacGATAA
- the LOC132910802 gene encoding N6-adenosine-methyltransferase catalytic subunit isoform X2 translates to MSDAFEEIQAIKIKRNSLREKLQKRKRERHELFTLTSTTPVSSSLTNESPLSNDSMGHSHRSDHSEYERDVLCILHESLPNLPITSAELIDLLRKNLNADVSSPDIHKILEKLAAQDIVKIKEVTENGVFGYTVLSVAESQSSYQSQSDDTENPESAETSASELNDYVPAEKQPKLDKKNTEDIMSLISMPTIREKENKKVGEQILDLLSKQTSKEKSLAERFRSQGGAQVMEFCPHGTRVDCVKLNGGPGFAEKCKKLHFKKIIQSHTDESLGDCSFLNTCFHMDTCKYVHYEVDGPTTQPKESNETDNANNSAVNKGLTVDSKNGSSTACPPPSGSLGSELTLYPPQWIQCDLRYLDMTVLGKFAVIMADPPWDIHMELPYGTMSDDEMRQLGIPALQDEGLLFLWVTGRAMELGRECLQLWGYERVDEIIWVKTNQLQRIIRTGRTGHWLNHGKEHCLVGMKGNPRINRGLDSDVIVAEVRATSHKPDEIYGIIERMSPGTRKIELFGRPHNVQPNWITLGNQVDGVHLIDPQLIKAFKKRYPDGNSMKPSKPLKLECDL, encoded by the exons ATGTCAGACGCTTTTGAAGAGATACAggcaattaaaataaaaagaaacagtcTACGAGAGAAATTgcagaaaagaaaacgcgagAGACATGAATTATTTACTCTTACTTCTACAACACCAGTATCATCCTCCTTGACAAATGAATCACCTCTTTCTAAtg ATTCAATGGGACATTCACATCGATCCGATCATAGTGAATATGAAAGAGACGTGTTATGTATTCTACATGAATCATTACCCAATTTGCCAATCACATCTGCAGAACTAATAGATCTACTTCGTAAAAATCTTAATGCAGATGTATCATCTCCAGATATTCACAAAATTTTGGAAAAGCTTGCAGCTCAAGATATTGTTAA AATCAAGGAAGTAACAGAAAATGGTGTTTTTGGATATACAGTATTGTCAGTGGCAGAATCACAATCATCATATCAGTCTCAATCAGATGACACAGAAAATCCAGAGAGTGCAGAAACATCTGCATCTGAATTGAATGACTATGTACCTGCAGAGAAGCAACCCAAATTAGATAAGAAAAATACAGAGGATATAATGTCACTTATATCAATGCCTACTattagagaaaaagaaaataagaaggTTGGAGAACAAATTTTAGATTTGTTATCAAAGCAAACATCTAAGGAGAAATCACTAGCTGAAAGATTTCGGTCTCAAGGAGGAGCACAAGTTATGGAATTCTGTCCCCATGGTACAAGAGTAGATTGTGTCAAGTTAAATGGTGGACCAGGATTTGCAGAAAAGTGTAAAAAACTTcatttcaaaaaaattattcaaagtcACACAGATGAATCTTTAGGTGACTGCAGTTTTCTTAATACTTGCTTTCATATGGATACATGCAA aTATGTTCATTACGAAGTGGATGGACCAACAACCCAACCAAAGGAGTCAAACGAAACAGACAATGCAAATAATAGTGCAGTGAATAAAGGTTTAACAGTAGATAGTAAAAATGGTAGTAGTACTGCGTGTCCACCTCCTAGCGGATCATTAGGTAGTGAATTGACTCTTTATCCACCACAATGGATACAATGTGATTTACGGTATCTTGATATGACTGTCCTGGGTAAATTTGCTGTTATAATGGCTGACCCTCCATGGGACATACATATGGAATTACCATATGGTACCATGTCAGATGATGAAATGAGACAATTAGGTATACCTGCTCTTCAAGATGAAGGTCTCCTATTTTTATGGGTAACAGGGAGAGCAATGGAACTTGGTAGAGAGTGCCTACAATTATGGGGATACGAAAGAGTAGATGAGATCATATGGGTGAAGACTAACCAACTACAAAGGATAATAAGAACTGGCAGAACAGGTCATTGGTTAAACCATGGCAAAGAACATTGCTTAGTCGGCATGAAAGGAAATCCGAGAATTAATCGAGGCTTGGATAGCGATGTTATAGTAGCCGAAGTTCGCGCAACCAGTCACAAACCTGACGAAATCTATGGAATCATCGAACGTATGAGCCCAGgaacaagaaaaatagaattatttggtCGACCACATAATGTTCAACCTAATTGGATCACATTAGGCAATCAAGTAGATGGAGTTCACTTGATTGATCCACAACTTATTAAAGCTTTTAAAAAGCGTTATCCAGATGGAAATTCAATGAAACCTAGCAAACC ttTGAAACTGGAATGTGATCTTTAA
- the LOC132910816 gene encoding RNA exonuclease 4 isoform X2 — protein sequence MKRKNITIERQCERRFKKSINTQTMNTKDKKADQRMIPHTERNASGRNWEMFKNLVVQPSPSGSDSTDKENVNKKKSTHQKSRKKHYPSVLNVDHILHYEGEIVYDENKKKLTKQIAIDCEMVGIGDGSESMLARVSIVNRHGFCVYDKYVKPREPVQDYRTRVSGIRPHNLQNGEEFQIVQNEVAEILRGRTLVGHALKHDLDVLYLSHPRKYLRDTSRFKTFRQLSGGYTPSLKKLAYELLGKVIQTGEHNSVEDARVAMQLYVLYKNMWESEFYSKR from the exons ATGAAGAG gaAAAACATTACCATAGAACGGCAATGCGAACGCCGTTTTAAGAAATCTATTAATACACAAACTATGAATACAAAGGATAAAAAAGCCGATCAGCGTATGATCCCACACACAGAGCGTAATGCGTCTGGTCGAAATTgggaaatgtttaaaaatttagtagTTCAACCATCACCATCAGGTTCAGATTCTACtgataaagaaaatgttaataagAAGAAATCTACACATCAAAAGTCAAGAAAAAAGCATTATCCATCTGTATTGAATGTAGatcatatattacattatgaagGAGAAATAGTTtatgatgaaaataaaaagaagctaACAAAACAGATAGCAATAGATTGTGAAATGGTTGGCATAGGAGATGGCAGTGAAAGTATGTTAGCTAGAGTATCCATCGTGAACCGTCATGGTTTTTGTGTTTATGACAAATATGTAAAACCAAGAGAACCTGTTCAAGATTATAGAACTAGAGTTAGTGGTATTAGGCCTCATAATCTTCAAAATGGAGAAGAATTTCAGATTGTTCAAAATGAAGTAGCAGAAATTTTAAGAGGTCGCACTTTAGTTGGCCATGCATTAAAACATGATCTTGATGTACTATATCTTTCTCATCCAAGGAAATATTTACGGGATACTTCCAGATTTAAAACCTTCAGACAGTTATCTGGAGGGTATACCCCTAGTTTGAAGAAACTTGCATATGAATTATTGGGCAAAGTAATACAAACAGGGGAACATAACTCTGTCGAAGATGCAAGAGTTGCAATGCAGTTGTACGTGCTGTACAAAAATATGTGGGAAtctgaattttattctaaacGATAA
- the LOC132910817 gene encoding uncharacterized protein LOC132910817, with translation MSNTKEFFLSVIQRIFSNWTALRMAVEHGMGAKGMAIDFCFYMTEVMYMNEGLNSSEIANELEDYMDEHFNTELQDNSAMQVAEELLKFYRYCNENTENLVMIELAKLPPLQPWLVTNEPAKRIQTFHAIENDSSEEEETSDSMQVVDEWTEVRGRQKR, from the exons ATGTCAAACACAAAAGAATTCTTTCTTTCGGTTATACAACGTATTTTCAGTAATTGGACTGCTTTAAGG atGGCAGTGGAACATGGTATGGGTGCAAAGGGAATGGCGATAGATTTTTGCTTTTACATGACAGAGGTTATGTATATGAACG AAGGCCTGAATAGCAGTGAAATTGCCAACGAATTAGAAGATTACATGGATGAGCATTTCAATACAGAACTTCAAGATAATAGTGCAATGCAAGTTGCAGAAGAATTATTGAAGTTTTATCGTTATTGTAATGAAAATACTGAAAATCTGGTAATGATAGAGCTTGCAAAACTGCCACCGTTACAACCATGGCTTGTTACAAATGAACCTGCAAAAAGAATTCAAACCTTTCATGCTATAGAAAATGACAGTTCTGAAGAGGAAGAAACATCTGATAGTATGCAAGTTGTAGATGAATGGACAGAAGTCAGAGGTAGACAAAAAAGATAa
- the LOC132910802 gene encoding N6-adenosine-methyltransferase catalytic subunit isoform X1: MSDAFEEIQAIKIKRNSLREKLQKRKRERHELFTLTSTTPVSSSLTNESPLSNDSMGHSHRSDHSEYERDVLCILHESLPNLPITSAELIDLLRKNLNADVSSPDIHKILEKLAAQDIVKLIIECFFRIKEVTENGVFGYTVLSVAESQSSYQSQSDDTENPESAETSASELNDYVPAEKQPKLDKKNTEDIMSLISMPTIREKENKKVGEQILDLLSKQTSKEKSLAERFRSQGGAQVMEFCPHGTRVDCVKLNGGPGFAEKCKKLHFKKIIQSHTDESLGDCSFLNTCFHMDTCKYVHYEVDGPTTQPKESNETDNANNSAVNKGLTVDSKNGSSTACPPPSGSLGSELTLYPPQWIQCDLRYLDMTVLGKFAVIMADPPWDIHMELPYGTMSDDEMRQLGIPALQDEGLLFLWVTGRAMELGRECLQLWGYERVDEIIWVKTNQLQRIIRTGRTGHWLNHGKEHCLVGMKGNPRINRGLDSDVIVAEVRATSHKPDEIYGIIERMSPGTRKIELFGRPHNVQPNWITLGNQVDGVHLIDPQLIKAFKKRYPDGNSMKPSKPLKLECDL; the protein is encoded by the exons ATGTCAGACGCTTTTGAAGAGATACAggcaattaaaataaaaagaaacagtcTACGAGAGAAATTgcagaaaagaaaacgcgagAGACATGAATTATTTACTCTTACTTCTACAACACCAGTATCATCCTCCTTGACAAATGAATCACCTCTTTCTAAtg ATTCAATGGGACATTCACATCGATCCGATCATAGTGAATATGAAAGAGACGTGTTATGTATTCTACATGAATCATTACCCAATTTGCCAATCACATCTGCAGAACTAATAGATCTACTTCGTAAAAATCTTAATGCAGATGTATCATCTCCAGATATTCACAAAATTTTGGAAAAGCTTGCAGCTCAAGATATTGTTAAGTTA ATAATTGAATGCTTTTTCAGAATCAAGGAAGTAACAGAAAATGGTGTTTTTGGATATACAGTATTGTCAGTGGCAGAATCACAATCATCATATCAGTCTCAATCAGATGACACAGAAAATCCAGAGAGTGCAGAAACATCTGCATCTGAATTGAATGACTATGTACCTGCAGAGAAGCAACCCAAATTAGATAAGAAAAATACAGAGGATATAATGTCACTTATATCAATGCCTACTattagagaaaaagaaaataagaaggTTGGAGAACAAATTTTAGATTTGTTATCAAAGCAAACATCTAAGGAGAAATCACTAGCTGAAAGATTTCGGTCTCAAGGAGGAGCACAAGTTATGGAATTCTGTCCCCATGGTACAAGAGTAGATTGTGTCAAGTTAAATGGTGGACCAGGATTTGCAGAAAAGTGTAAAAAACTTcatttcaaaaaaattattcaaagtcACACAGATGAATCTTTAGGTGACTGCAGTTTTCTTAATACTTGCTTTCATATGGATACATGCAA aTATGTTCATTACGAAGTGGATGGACCAACAACCCAACCAAAGGAGTCAAACGAAACAGACAATGCAAATAATAGTGCAGTGAATAAAGGTTTAACAGTAGATAGTAAAAATGGTAGTAGTACTGCGTGTCCACCTCCTAGCGGATCATTAGGTAGTGAATTGACTCTTTATCCACCACAATGGATACAATGTGATTTACGGTATCTTGATATGACTGTCCTGGGTAAATTTGCTGTTATAATGGCTGACCCTCCATGGGACATACATATGGAATTACCATATGGTACCATGTCAGATGATGAAATGAGACAATTAGGTATACCTGCTCTTCAAGATGAAGGTCTCCTATTTTTATGGGTAACAGGGAGAGCAATGGAACTTGGTAGAGAGTGCCTACAATTATGGGGATACGAAAGAGTAGATGAGATCATATGGGTGAAGACTAACCAACTACAAAGGATAATAAGAACTGGCAGAACAGGTCATTGGTTAAACCATGGCAAAGAACATTGCTTAGTCGGCATGAAAGGAAATCCGAGAATTAATCGAGGCTTGGATAGCGATGTTATAGTAGCCGAAGTTCGCGCAACCAGTCACAAACCTGACGAAATCTATGGAATCATCGAACGTATGAGCCCAGgaacaagaaaaatagaattatttggtCGACCACATAATGTTCAACCTAATTGGATCACATTAGGCAATCAAGTAGATGGAGTTCACTTGATTGATCCACAACTTATTAAAGCTTTTAAAAAGCGTTATCCAGATGGAAATTCAATGAAACCTAGCAAACC ttTGAAACTGGAATGTGATCTTTAA
- the LOC132910805 gene encoding neuroepithelial cell-transforming gene 1 protein-like, whose protein sequence is MYDDSNNTNKDVFQEPRKKFWLRTRKRPKSDAISINSMDISIESDVGKKKKRRRITEVASSIFSSSTLGSKQGNNFHRSFTIQPNTSDLPFVNNEADTGTLKKKHKNNIENSNNITLRSWVLDVANTNIKDKPNYVLSRKEVKRQEAIYELYCGENVFINDLCVLKDCYYEPLISSSIFSSDELVTVFGDITQFIEIHNRLRNELIGLRDKYGFTEIVGSTILNWIPTLTNPYLERCRTQIWAKHLLDEKRLTNKRFQSFLKKRLESPHSIDLWTYIDVARSRIVKYPLLIKEILKHTVATHADETSLKEAYDLISNLLKNIDKTMGDAECKLAQSKINVKLDYDPSKCIENATELITQGQLKDTRGMKFQCFLFNTGFAITRGTRSSSKRYNLFCPVILKEQICISTNEKFDYGFKIGDQILITEDEHGKRHWIDSFSKVYKCNISPSQNVIDISEKENEEILTTSKTIRSTRLSMNKTSENNFSLTLKRSFLKQKRSSSIGFV, encoded by the exons ATGTATGATGATagcaataatacaaataaagatGTATTTCAAGAACCTCGAAAAAAATTTTGGCTG CGAACAAGAAAACGTCCAAAAAGTGATGCTATTAGTATCAACTCAATGGACATATCTATCGAATCAGATGTaggcaaaaagaaaaaaagaagaagaattacaGAAGTGGCCAGCAGCATCTTTTCATCTTCTACTCTAGGTAGTAaacaaggaaataattttcatagatCTTTCACAATTCAACCAAATACATCAGACTTGCCATTTGTGAATAATGAAGCAGATACAGGaacattaaagaaaaa gcacaaaaataatattgaaaactCTAATAATATTACACTCAGAAGTTGGGTACTTGATGTAGCAAATACAAATATCAAGGATAAACCTAATTATGTTTTGAGCAGAAAAGAAGTGAAAAGACAAGAAGCAATTTATGAATTGTATTGTGGAGAAAATGTATTCATTAATGACTTATGTGTTCTCAAAGATTGTTACTATGAACCACTGATATCTAGTAGTATTTTTAGTTCTGATGAATTAGTTACAGTTTTTGGAGATATAACACAATTCATTGAAATACATAATAGATTGAGAAATGAATTAATTGGTCTAAGAGATAAATATGGATTTACAGAAATAGTTGGATCTACAATATTAAATTGG ATTCCAACATTAACAAACCCATACCTGGAAAGGTGCCGAACACAAATATGGGCAAAACACTTGTTAGATGAAAAAAGGTTGACAAACAAACgttttcaatcatttttaaaaaaacgtTTAGAATCTCCTCATTCAATAGATTTGTGGACTTATATAGATGTAGCAAGATCAAGAATTGTTAAATACCCTTTATTgattaaggaaatattaaagCATACTGTAGCAACACATGCAGATGAAACATCCTTAAAAGAAGCATATGATTTGATAtctaatttacttaaaaatatagataaaaccATGGGTGATGCAGAATGCAAATTGGCTCAatcaaaaattaatgtaaagcTAGATTATGATCCTAGTAAATGCATTGAGAATGCAACAGAGTTAATCACTCAAGGGCAGCTTAAAGATACAAGGGGAATG aaatttcagtgttttctttttaacactGGCTTTGCAATAACTCGTGGAACAAGATCTTCAAGTAAAAggtacaatttattttgtcCTGTTATACTCAAGGAACAAATCTGCATAAGTACAAATGAAAAGTTTGATTATGGATTTAAAATTGgagatcaaattttaataacagaaGATGAACATGGAAAAAGACATTGGATTGATTCGTTTAGTAAAGTTTACAAATGCAATATTAGTCCATCACAAAATGTAATTGACAtcagtgaaaaagaaaatgaggaAATTTTAACAACATCAAAAACAATTCGATCTACTAGATTGTCTATGAATAAGAcaagtgaaaataatttttcattaacattaaaaaggagttttttaaaacagaaacgTAGCAGCAGCATTGGTTTTGTTTAA